From Kwoniella europaea PYCC6329 chromosome 3, complete sequence, one genomic window encodes:
- a CDS encoding 50S ribosomal protein L4, with translation MKSAARLIPSLSQPLRSSSRPISRTILSRTVLAGPSRLPRFYATTSNVSPTTAQPSPLAENVETALEGEELEEDLPSNINFEELSEEADESIDRALGYGNEFSSIRSNSQFDPILLPISSLASSTPTLPSESGLVVSLPPDIFAQPIRRDILHRCVVWYLSLLRSGTKSTKSRSTVNYSGRKLRPQKGTGRARVGDASSGTRRGGAPIHPIFPKDWSQKLPRKIRYLGLKIALSSKLNSGLLRVVDNLNEGEWKGTNEASRALSNEVVKIENPTDLEPIISSSSSEQSTTPQETQEEFQVINKFGPSKDLSILFVYSPEKLHDEGLWNFHKSIRNIPGLELISTDELQVYHVLKYKWLVMEGTAIDAISGVQDLQDELELVPEQLNEGEPSRVIV, from the exons ATGAAATCTGCCGCCCGATTGATACCATCTCTATCTCAG CCTTtgagatcttcttctcgacctATATCACGTACGATCCTCTCCCGAACCGTTTTAGCAGGACCTAGCAGATTACCCAGATTCTACGCTACTACATCTAATGTCTCACCGACTACCGCCCAACCCTCACCATTAGCTGAGAATGTTGAGACAGCATTAGAAGGAGAGgagctggaagaggatttaccTTCAAATATCAATTTTGAGGAATTATCGGAAGAGGCTGATGAGAGTATTGACAGAGCTTTGGGATATGGCAATG AATTCTCTTCGATTAGATCAAATTCACAATTCGATCCTATCCTCttacccatctcttctttagcttcttccacCCCAACCCTCCCATCTGAATCA GGTCTCGTCGTTTCTCTTCCACCGGATATATTCGCACAACCCATCAGGAGAGATATCTTACATAGATGTGTGGTCTGGTACCTTTCCTTATTACGATCT GGAACGAAAAGTACCAAATCGAGATCAACGGTCAACTACTCTGGAAGGAAATTGAGACCTCAAAAGGGTACTGGTAGAGCGAGAGTGGGAGATGCAAGTAGTGGTACCC GACGAGGAGGTGCCcccatccatccaatcttccCTAAAGATTGGTCCCAGAAATTACCCCGTAAGATCAGATACCTAGGATTGAAAATCGCCTTATCGTCCAAATTGAATTCCGGTCTATTGAGGGTAGTGGATAATCTCAATGAGGGAGAATGGAAGGGTACGAACGAAGCTTCAAGAGCATTATCCAACGAAGTGGTGAAGATCGAGAACCCAACCGATCTTGAacctatcatctcttcctcttcttctgaaCAATCTACTACTCCCCAAGAAACCCAAGAAGAATTCCAAGTAATCAATAAATTTGGACCATCTAAAGATCTATCAATCTTATTCGTTTACTCACCTGAGAAATTACATGATGAAGGATTATGGAATTTCCATAAATCGATAAGGAACATACCGGGATTGGAGTTGATCTCAACAGATGAACTACAAGTGTATCATGTGTTGAAATACAAGTGGTTGGTCATGGAGGGTACAGCTATCGATGCGATTTCGGGCGTACAGGATTtacaagatgaattggagtTGGTACCGGAACAATTGAATGAGGGAGAACCATCAAGAGTGATTGTGTAA